A genomic region of Ursus arctos isolate Adak ecotype North America unplaced genomic scaffold, UrsArc2.0 scaffold_8, whole genome shotgun sequence contains the following coding sequences:
- the DOK1 gene encoding docking protein 1 isoform X2, protein MDGAVMEGPLFLQSQRFGTKRWRKTWAVLYPASPHGVARLEFFDHKGSSSGGGRGGSRRLDCKVIRLAECVSVVPVAVESPPEPGAAAFRLDTAQRSHLLAADAPSSAAWVQTLCRNAFPVMFSFEAGRRCPSGPGTFTFQTAQGNDIFQAVETAIHRQKAQGKDGQGQDSLKADSHEGEVAERKLASLPGPQELLGCPPALYAEPLDSLRIPPGPSQDSLYSDPLDSTPAQAGERVQFKKPLYCDLYEHVQQQLLKAKLTDPKEDPIYDEPEGLAPAVLRGLYDLPQEPRDAWWCQARVKEEGYELPYNPATDDYAVPPPRSTKPLPAPKPRGLAFSEPGAAAGGGSKGHSSDTVLYSQVQKSSASGSWECELSRAGAGTGVKSEGST, encoded by the exons ATGGACGGAGCTGTGATGGAGGGGCCGCTCTTTTTGCAAAGTCAGCGTTTCGGTACCAAG AGGTGGAGGAAGACCTGGGCGGTACTCTATCCTGCCAGTCCCCACGGCGTAGCGCGGCTCGAGTTCTTTGACCACAAGGGGTCGAGCTCTGGAGGGGGCCGAGGGGGCTCGCGCCGCCTGGACTGCAAGGTGATCCGTCTGGCGGAGTGTGTGAGCGTGGTCCCCGTAGCTGTGGAGAGCCCCCCTGAGCCTGGCGCCGCAGCTTTCCGCCTGGACACCGCGCAGCGCTCCCACCTGTTGGCTGCAGACGCGCCGTCCAGCGCCGCCTGGGTGCAAACACTGTGCCGAAATGCCTTTCCG GTCATGTTCTCTTTTGAGGCTGGTCGTCGCTGCCCTTCAGGCCCTGGAACCTTCACCTTCCAGACAGCGCAGGGGAATGACATCTTTCAGGCAGTTGAGACTGCTATTCACCGGCAGAAGGCCCAGGGAAAGGATGGTCAAGGGCAGGATAGTCTCAAAGCTGATTCCCATGAAGGAGAAGTGGCAGAGAGGAAGTTGGCATCCCTGCCTGGCCCTCAGGAGCTCCTGGGTTGCCCTCCTGCCCTGTATGCTGAACCCTTAGACTCCTTGCGCATTCCTCCAGGCCCTTCCCAGGATTCCTTATACTCAGACCCCCTGGACAGCACCCCTGCTCAGGCAGGGGAGAGAGTACAATTCAAGAAACCTCTTTATTGCGACTTGTACGAGCATGTGCAGCAGCAGTTGCTGAAGGCCAAGCTGACGGACCCCAAAGAGGACCCCATCTATGATGAACCTGAGGGTCTGGCCCCAGCTGTTCTCCGAGGCCTTTACGATctgccccaggagcccagggatgCGTGGTGGTGCCAGGCTCGGGTGAAGGAGGAGGGCTATGAGCTCCCCTACAACCCTGCCACTGATGACTACGCTGTGCCACCTCCTCGGAGCACAaagcccctcccagctcccaAGCCCCGGGGCTTGGCCTTCTCTGAACCTGGAGCTGCAGCTGGTGGTGGCAGCAAAGGCCACAGCTCAGACACTGTCCTGTACAGCCAGGTCCAGAAGAGCAGTGCCTCAGGGAGCTGGGAATGTGAGCTGTCTAGAGCAGGGGCTGGGACCGGGGTCAAGTCAGAGGGCTCCACATGA
- the DOK1 gene encoding docking protein 1 isoform X1 — protein sequence MDGAVMEGPLFLQSQRFGTKRWRKTWAVLYPASPHGVARLEFFDHKGSSSGGGRGGSRRLDCKVIRLAECVSVVPVAVESPPEPGAAAFRLDTAQRSHLLAADAPSSAAWVQTLCRNAFPKGSWALAPAENSPKLSALEMLENSLYSPTWEGSQFWVTVQRTEAAERCGLHGSYVLRVEAERLTLLTVGAQSQILEPLLFWPYTLLRRYGRDKVMFSFEAGRRCPSGPGTFTFQTAQGNDIFQAVETAIHRQKAQGKDGQGQDSLKADSHEGEVAERKLASLPGPQELLGCPPALYAEPLDSLRIPPGPSQDSLYSDPLDSTPAQAGERVQFKKPLYCDLYEHVQQQLLKAKLTDPKEDPIYDEPEGLAPAVLRGLYDLPQEPRDAWWCQARVKEEGYELPYNPATDDYAVPPPRSTKPLPAPKPRGLAFSEPGAAAGGGSKGHSSDTVLYSQVQKSSASGSWECELSRAGAGTGVKSEGST from the exons ATGGACGGAGCTGTGATGGAGGGGCCGCTCTTTTTGCAAAGTCAGCGTTTCGGTACCAAG AGGTGGAGGAAGACCTGGGCGGTACTCTATCCTGCCAGTCCCCACGGCGTAGCGCGGCTCGAGTTCTTTGACCACAAGGGGTCGAGCTCTGGAGGGGGCCGAGGGGGCTCGCGCCGCCTGGACTGCAAGGTGATCCGTCTGGCGGAGTGTGTGAGCGTGGTCCCCGTAGCTGTGGAGAGCCCCCCTGAGCCTGGCGCCGCAGCTTTCCGCCTGGACACCGCGCAGCGCTCCCACCTGTTGGCTGCAGACGCGCCGTCCAGCGCCGCCTGGGTGCAAACACTGTGCCGAAATGCCTTTCCG AAAGGTAGCTGGGCTCTGGCGCCTGCGGAGAACTCACCCAAGCTTTCTGCCCTGGAGATGCTGGAGAACTCGCTGTATAGCCCCACCTGGGAAG GATCCCAGTTCTGGGTAACGGTGCAGAGGACCGAAGCCGCTGAGCGTTGTGGCCTGCATGGCTCCTATGTGCTGAGGGTGGAGGCTGAGAGGCTGACTCTCCTGACCGTAGGGGCCCAGAGTCAGATACTGGAGCCACTCCTTTTCTGGCCTTACACTCTGTTGCGCCGCTATGGCCGGGACAAG GTCATGTTCTCTTTTGAGGCTGGTCGTCGCTGCCCTTCAGGCCCTGGAACCTTCACCTTCCAGACAGCGCAGGGGAATGACATCTTTCAGGCAGTTGAGACTGCTATTCACCGGCAGAAGGCCCAGGGAAAGGATGGTCAAGGGCAGGATAGTCTCAAAGCTGATTCCCATGAAGGAGAAGTGGCAGAGAGGAAGTTGGCATCCCTGCCTGGCCCTCAGGAGCTCCTGGGTTGCCCTCCTGCCCTGTATGCTGAACCCTTAGACTCCTTGCGCATTCCTCCAGGCCCTTCCCAGGATTCCTTATACTCAGACCCCCTGGACAGCACCCCTGCTCAGGCAGGGGAGAGAGTACAATTCAAGAAACCTCTTTATTGCGACTTGTACGAGCATGTGCAGCAGCAGTTGCTGAAGGCCAAGCTGACGGACCCCAAAGAGGACCCCATCTATGATGAACCTGAGGGTCTGGCCCCAGCTGTTCTCCGAGGCCTTTACGATctgccccaggagcccagggatgCGTGGTGGTGCCAGGCTCGGGTGAAGGAGGAGGGCTATGAGCTCCCCTACAACCCTGCCACTGATGACTACGCTGTGCCACCTCCTCGGAGCACAaagcccctcccagctcccaAGCCCCGGGGCTTGGCCTTCTCTGAACCTGGAGCTGCAGCTGGTGGTGGCAGCAAAGGCCACAGCTCAGACACTGTCCTGTACAGCCAGGTCCAGAAGAGCAGTGCCTCAGGGAGCTGGGAATGTGAGCTGTCTAGAGCAGGGGCTGGGACCGGGGTCAAGTCAGAGGGCTCCACATGA
- the DOK1 gene encoding docking protein 1 isoform X3 translates to MPFRKVAGLWRLRRTHPSFLPWRCWRTRCIAPPGKVMFSFEAGRRCPSGPGTFTFQTAQGNDIFQAVETAIHRQKAQGKDGQGQDSLKADSHEGEVAERKLASLPGPQELLGCPPALYAEPLDSLRIPPGPSQDSLYSDPLDSTPAQAGERVQFKKPLYCDLYEHVQQQLLKAKLTDPKEDPIYDEPEGLAPAVLRGLYDLPQEPRDAWWCQARVKEEGYELPYNPATDDYAVPPPRSTKPLPAPKPRGLAFSEPGAAAGGGSKGHSSDTVLYSQVQKSSASGSWECELSRAGAGTGVKSEGST, encoded by the exons ATGCCTTTCCG AAAGGTAGCTGGGCTCTGGCGCCTGCGGAGAACTCACCCAAGCTTTCTGCCCTGGAGATGCTGGAGAACTCGCTGTATAGCCCCACCTGGGAAG GTCATGTTCTCTTTTGAGGCTGGTCGTCGCTGCCCTTCAGGCCCTGGAACCTTCACCTTCCAGACAGCGCAGGGGAATGACATCTTTCAGGCAGTTGAGACTGCTATTCACCGGCAGAAGGCCCAGGGAAAGGATGGTCAAGGGCAGGATAGTCTCAAAGCTGATTCCCATGAAGGAGAAGTGGCAGAGAGGAAGTTGGCATCCCTGCCTGGCCCTCAGGAGCTCCTGGGTTGCCCTCCTGCCCTGTATGCTGAACCCTTAGACTCCTTGCGCATTCCTCCAGGCCCTTCCCAGGATTCCTTATACTCAGACCCCCTGGACAGCACCCCTGCTCAGGCAGGGGAGAGAGTACAATTCAAGAAACCTCTTTATTGCGACTTGTACGAGCATGTGCAGCAGCAGTTGCTGAAGGCCAAGCTGACGGACCCCAAAGAGGACCCCATCTATGATGAACCTGAGGGTCTGGCCCCAGCTGTTCTCCGAGGCCTTTACGATctgccccaggagcccagggatgCGTGGTGGTGCCAGGCTCGGGTGAAGGAGGAGGGCTATGAGCTCCCCTACAACCCTGCCACTGATGACTACGCTGTGCCACCTCCTCGGAGCACAaagcccctcccagctcccaAGCCCCGGGGCTTGGCCTTCTCTGAACCTGGAGCTGCAGCTGGTGGTGGCAGCAAAGGCCACAGCTCAGACACTGTCCTGTACAGCCAGGTCCAGAAGAGCAGTGCCTCAGGGAGCTGGGAATGTGAGCTGTCTAGAGCAGGGGCTGGGACCGGGGTCAAGTCAGAGGGCTCCACATGA